CCATGTCTGTGATGCAATGTAGAGCCTCGAGAACAAGGAACAGTCATTCTTCAGGaatgatattttcttgttgagacttggatttttcttggtctggaggccagccaattagaggcaggtttttttttctcttgatgggaaattttgtggggTATTGTCTGATTAACTAGAACTAGACGCTgcaggctgaaacatgcagcaagagagggaaaggaattCGTTGACACATTGAGCAATAAAGTGCCATTCCTGGGAATTGGTCGGAGTATCTACGAATTGATGATAtaacttgtgttacatcccttgccactgagaaacaggtaatcagcactcatcatgctgtttgcctttactggttttgacactgtgtcatcatttggaggcagggctaagaagacgacatgggatacatggaagaacttcagtgatgtgactcgtgccttctgtgccttggctaccacACCAGATGTCgtagatgactggatggagcctcttgagtgatttgtggtatTGCTGAATGACCGCACTAGCAGCAAGGAATCAcggaagcagctgttcacccaaaaaggtagaaCGATTGGTAGACTCcccccaacacaagcagcacaacaTACAAAGAGGGCGAGAGGGCAGCCTTCCAAactggtcactgctggggacaggccatggttgcagtccctgaactcccttccccaggtgactgggggtggaagaggaaggacacagaatgaatgaatgaataaatgattaatttaacccacttttttacatctgtaaaatgtgtcatgtgacaacaaagttgattctgattctgtcagGTAGATGGGAAGTTCACTGGACCACactaccagaagcaagcctggcatgtcgcaacctcctccactgtggttgcaaaaaggggtgttgtggaagatgcaaatgtgccgaggcagcacttcagtgcactgccctttgctactgtggtggactgtgtcatcatacgtaactttgtgttgtcacactttctttcctctttgtctttattaaaaatgcctttaggctaaatggtatcctgtctctgtactgctgtattgTTCCACTTTGGCtattgccataacacacatgcatttcatgtcatatctgtcaacatcttagaaaacatgtacagtatactctataccgaaatacatattttgatggtttttactattatttaattaactgaatgctggaaatatgtagttaggtagttcctagcatgttgtaaatagagtaccattgtattcctcatccttgaaaatgtaggattagccaccaggatcaagatcctaggtggtctagaacctgagttacaggtaaaatcacagcaggtgtcagccattttgaaaaatggttgccacggttaccacgggacaaatctgcgatggccctatagccaaaaatgaaccttagggcatgctctaacagtgtgccaaatttcatgcttgtatcgtgaagTGCACGATTTTTCGCATAGCCGCCGGACTATTGAGAGTTTTCTCCCTTTTAAACTTCGTCAGTTCTGCATTTTCCAGACATGTTCAGTATAATAATATTCCATATAAGATGATATTCCACCATATATTTGTTAATATTCCATCATATATTTCAATTTtcttatttcaatttttaaatttggaattgtaaaattttgaaataagttttgttttgagaaGTATTTCAGATGTGTATATTTGTGAAGACAGATGAGTGCACTGGGGAGCTGTGTGGATGTGCTGAGTCAGGGCAGatgactgcagagagagagagatgctagCGATGCTCTCTCGCCCAGCCCAGCGGCAGCAGCTCCTCCGTttcaacaagaagaagaaactcttttcttctttggaCCGAAACAAAGGTCCGTTTGATCCGGTTACAAACGGCTGCGTTGTCCGAAGGCACTTCCCGGCATTAacgcaaagacacacacacacacacacacacacacacacacacacacacacacacacacacacacacagacacacacacacacagtgtcggaggtcagaggtcgcagAGGTCGCAGAGACAGAGCAGCCACCCCAGAACTTTGTGTTTAGTATTTCAATGCAaaaagatagataaataaataaataaataaacaaacaaatggtaagtaaaataaaataaaataaataaggaaagaaaaactTCGGAATTAGcaaaaagaattttaaaaatgacaagaaaaaaatttaaaaaataaagcaaaataaataaaataaaataaaattcactttcaaTTTATAAAGTTAGGAAAGAAAATcttcaaaattagaaaaaaaaagaataaaaaaataaacaaaattatagtataataataaaataaagtaaaaataaaaatctgaaaaaaaatctttaaaataataaaaaaaaaaagaacatttaaaagaaattgaaaaatacaagaaaactgaataaaaagaatgaatgtTGGTGTACAGAGCTGTCATTTGGACATTTGAACTTGTGCCTGTTTGGCAGCCGCGGCTCTCTGCTCGGTGTCGGGGCGGCGGAGGGCGAACGTCTGGCCGCTGAAAAGAAAGAGTTCATTAAGATGCAGGGCCAGACGCTTCCTCTGAAACGGGCCCTTGTTGGGCAGCAGAGGCCCCAACACAACGAGACACTGCTGCAGCACTgctgaggcagagagacagacagagagagagagacacagacagacagacagagagagacagacagacagacagacagagagagagagagagagagagagacagagagagagagagagacagacagacaaacagacagacagagagacagacagacagagagagagagagagagagagagagatagagagagagacagacagagacagacagagagagacagacacagagagacagagacagagagacagacaaacagagagagaaacagacagagacacagagagagttttttatttttatttttttacttttttggagTGTTCAGACTATTTCTTTATATACATagacatttttttgaaaattcaacatattttatattgttttatttatttttattttttaaatgtattaattcttactttttgaattttgtatcatttgatagctttttgtttttactttttaaaactttttatttttctgtttactgaatattttatattgttttattggatctcattttatttatttttatttatgatttaattTCCAAAGACTccatattttctatatttttgtaTCCATTTTGTaacgttttttttatttactgaatATTTTTATCATGTTCTACTCATTTTTtactctttctttcactttgtctggttgaaaactttatttgtgCGTTCACATACTTTTTGGAGCATTtggattttttaaataatcataaaataataataaaatgaaatgaaataaaataaatttcagaaaattagtagtattagtacaGTATTCCACTCTGAAATTGTTACAGCGTTCCAGTGTTACAGTATTCCACTGCCCCAGTATTAATGTTCCAGTGTTCCACTATTCCGGTGTTAAGCTGTTCCAGTGTTCCAGCGTGTAAATATCCCAGTGTGCCAGTACTGCAGTGTTCCAGTGTTACTGATTCCCAGTATTAAAGTGATCAGGCATTCCAGTATTCAAGTGTTACAGCATTCCAGTGTTTGTGCTCAACTTTTAAAGTGTTCCAGTGTTAGAGTTTTCCAGTGTTAAAATGTTCCAGTGTTCTTGTGTTACAGTCTTCCAGTGTTTAAGTGTTCCAGTGTTAATGTTCCAGTGTTACAGCGTTCCACTGTTCATGTGTTACAGTCTTCCAGTGTTTAAGTGTTCCAGTATTCCAGTGTTACATCAGAGTGTCAAAGTTTTCCGGTGTTACACTAATCCAGTGTTCCAGTATTAAAGTGATCCAGTGTTCTACTGTTTAAGTGTTAAATTGATCATTGCAGCTCACAGTTGCTCGGTGCAGCTCGGTGCACGTCTGCAGTGCAGTGAGGGGCGGGGGAAAGAAGCTGATTGGTCCACAGGTTTGACTGACAAGCCTGAGGGAGCACGGCAGAGCAGCAAAATGCTGCTATAAAGCCTGCTGCCCCTCTACATCTGCACAGAGctcccacaacacacacacacacacacacaaacacacacgcctgtCGTCTGCTGCACACCTAGGTGAGTCCCACTTTAAACCAAGTCTGCTTTGTCTTGtacttttagttttttttctcgttgTTACAGAAAGAAGTGAATAGATGGAGATATCCAGCCTTCCTAGTCGCAGGAGACAAGACAACACAGAGTCAAGTGTATACTCTGTAGGTGGTAAATATTTGCTAATAGTTAATAAGGCTATGTAAGTACAAATAAGTatgaataatgataaaaatatcaaatatgtagatcaaaattaaaacagctGCACTGCCACTTTAACCTTTTTTGGTtgccaaaaaaaagtaaaataaataaacaaacaaataaatagatgaatacaggttaaataaaataacagaattaagtttaaatatataaatacataaatgtatatatgtccatttatatgtttatatgtataaatataaaaatgtcagtCCAAATCAGTTTTGCAGTTTAATAAAAAGCTGATTTGAATTTCCTGCTGCGCAACGTGGATTCTCATCTATTCATTTAtctgtatgttgttgttttttttaattacgtTAGAATCAGTTTGTTGAAATGAGATTATATAGTTTAAAGTTTAACCCTGAAGCTACGTTCCAATACCAGAAATAAAAAGAGGAGCCAAACCTGAATACCACGTTTTGTAGGCTTTTGTGAATTTACAGTCCAGTACTACTGGTGGTGAGgtaaagtttttttctctttttttttttgaggatgaCTGACCTGGAGACCTCGATGGCCACCATCATCGCCGTGTTTCATAAATACGccgagagagaaggagacaaaCACAAGCTGAAGAAAAGCGAGCTGAAGGATTTGATTAACGACGAGCTGCCAAATCTGCTGGGGGTGAGCGAGCCTGCAtgttaatgagagagagagagagggagagagaaagagagagagggtgagagacagagagagagaaagagagagacagagagagagagaaagagagacagagagagagttcatGAGGGTTTCGTAGGAGATAATCGAGCAGTTTGAgctgaaaacactgaacaaaccaagtcaaactgaactgaactgagttCAACTGAAAATAACTGATTTGACTGAAAGATGTTAAAATTAATTAGCGACTCACTGGCTGAATTAATTGAACTAAACCGatttgaattaatttaaaaGCGTTTAACCCTCTGACACCTGAAAGaaatttgtttgatttcattcaaaaatattgaggaaaaaaaacgaaaaactCACTATTTTCCCCATAAAGATGCCCTTTTAAAAAGCTTTGATATAtatttgaggtgtgtgtgtgtgtgtgtgtgtgtgtgtgtgtgtgtgtgtgtgtgtgtgtgtgtgtgtgtgtgtgtagaatccatttttccaagtttttttaattgactgaatatttttatattcaggTTGGGATTGTTTTCATGCATATACATTTgtactttttcttgtttttctgttttttttttttttttgacatatgtgttgttttccttttgactgaatatttttgtttatttttatgattgttttcactttttcttgcttttatccAGTAAATTGATTTGTCCTGTCTAgtaattgattgattaatcacctggaattaattaataaattaagtTAGTTAAttaagttagttagttattgaaggattattagtatttttgtacacatacattttttagttctttttctgtttactgAATATTTTGATCTTCATTTTTGTCCAGTAAAAtcttttagtttatttattttctggatgttgttttctcttgccGCAGCATGTGAAGGACCAGGCCACGCTGGACGGCCTCATGGAGAGCCTGGATGCCGACGGTGACGCCGAGTGCGACTTCCAGGAGTTCATGACGTTCGTCACCATGGTTACCATCTGTTGCCATGAGTTCTGAGAGCACGAGGACGAGTAGGAGCGACGGGGAACCAGGGGAACCACAGGAGCCAAGCCAGCCCTGTAGTCACCCTGACAACAAGCAAACAGTTCTCCTGAAACACGGCGGCAGAACGTCCTGTTctccacacagaaaaataacgGTTCCACAAAGAGCCACCACTGAAAAATGTATCTACTGGATTGGTTCctcatttgaataaataaataaataaataaatgaatacaactTATGAAAAGGGTTCCTCACTGACCCAACCGGCTCCTCCAACAACTATTTGGaaaaaggttctttaaagaactttttttttttttttttaagttaaagtcCCTTGAAAAACCATCTCACCACCACCTCAAGGAACTTTTTTTGATGggtctttgaagaaccatttttagTTGCATTTGGCACCTTAATTTCTCTTTTAAGAAatgaatattaattattttttgtgtgtttatttgttcggttgtttgttttcatgtacCTTGTCTCATTCTTTTGTCTCCTTTCTTTGAGGAACCAAGgctggttcctcaaagaacctTTTTTCATGGCACCTTTGAACCATTTAAAGAAATAGTTCTATAAAGAACTgtggtctgaaaggttctttgtggagcCAGAAAAGGTTCTACtgtggcatcactctgaagaaccatttctggTTGAAGCtggcacttttatttttctttgaagaaatgaaaatgaattgggTTATTTTTCATGAaccatttctcctctctgtttttttgggAACCCCTgctggttcctcaaagaacctTTTTTCATAACACCATTTCGGGTTCTggactttatttttctgtgtgtgccagCCTGAAAATGGAAATCAGCTGGCGAGACGGGGTAAGTGGCTACTGGATTTCAGGAGTGgctagtagtttttttttttttttttggggggggggtcacgTAATTAATCATTAACATGGGCTCTTATTTGAAAATACCGTTGATGGCTGATAAAATAGTGAAAATGGTTTTAGAAGTCGGCTTGCTTCCACATCTAGCACTGTTAGAAAAATCGAGTTGGCTGGTAACATCGTGAGAGCGGCTTGTAGATTTTTTTGGATGTTGCtaaatattttgtaattttaggcGTTCATTTTTGCAACATAACCCGTCGTTCTTTAAAGTGTAGCTTGTGAGTTAAAATTGTGAAAGCAGCTGACGGGTGTGTCAACTGGCAAACAATCACTCGGAGTGTTTAAAAATCTAGTCGGGTACTAAAGTAAATCGTAAAAGTGGATGATTTGAGATTCTTCTTCTTAAAGCCTCAAACaatcatttaaaatattgtttaaacTGTTAATCCAATTTTTAGTCATCGCTTTTTTGAAGTTGTTCTATTCTGCAATTGCAGTTGGCTGGTAAaacgctgtgattggctggtgagGTCGTTTGCTGTCCAGATAATGTGCCCATATttggagttttgttttattccagGCACCGAACGTGAGAGATTTCAAATTTGGGATTTTGCCATCTTCCGACATTTTCCTGCCCTGTGTCTGCGTTTGCTTTGACGTGCTGCTGTCAGGGGCGAAGCGGGACTGCAcatcattttttatgttttatttttctttaaattgtgtccatattaaccctttgaagcaCACAGGCTTTTATTTGGAAAGGTTCTATTTCACCTGTCTTaataaaattcactttttttccttttatatttttcatgttttatacagTTCTGGGGTAACTTGGAGGTAATTTCCCtgtaatgtcattttaaatatactcctggtattttattttttaatttaatttaattacaatTTATTCTTtactttttgctaattttccagtaatgttTTCCTAAATTtccgtaatttttttttttcgacattTTACTAGTTTCCTGCAAATTTGGGgtaatttcttgttaatttgtttgtcaccttttccctcctctatatttttgaaaggaatcaaagtgaatctgctcaggtttcaaagggttaactgcACCTTTTCACAAGAACGTGAACAAGGAAAACATTACAATAATGACAGGGATGTGGCGGTACGGCCGACTCACACagcaggtgattttttttagttttggagGACAGTTTGGAGGGGGGGTAAAGGACAGGTTGAGCTGCTTGGCCCCTGGCTGCTGCCGACACGTCGAGGCCTTTCCTGCAACTCAGTGAGCCTGACACCATCGGTAAAAAGGAGTTCATTTCCTCTATTTATGCAAACAAACCCTGACGACAGGTGAGACAGAACGGTGTGGATatatgacaattaaaaaaaaaaaaaaacaggagctctGGTTGGTTTTGGATCTTTGTTGAAATGATGTGAATTAAATaaagcagtgagtgtgtgtgtgtgtgtgtgtgtgtgtatgtgtgtgtgtgtgtgtgtgtgagacgttCAGCTTAAGGACGTTCTGCACGGTAAGACTGATGATGTGCTGATCAGATGTCTTGGAAATGAAGCTTTGTTCCAAAATGATTTGTGTTCCACGTTTGGGGGAAAAGAAATAACAGCTGCTGTTAAAAATTAAAGCAGAATTAGAGCATTCAGAAAGTGTCCGCTGTTGAgctccatggtgctgctgcagaaCAGTTTCATAGAATGGAAACTTGacttgtttgttggtttgtttttgttgatttattccaaaatggagatgcagcttttcaaaaataaatcccTAAGATATTCCTGTAACACTCCTTCACTAACGCTTTGAAACATGAATTTAATTCCCTttatatatttcaaaaaatacttaaaagtcactgccatttttaaatattagctatcattattcattaatttattttacatttttgaatgtgttaattaaagaaaaaaacatttttaaagaatttaaaatcattatatatttttgctttttttctaaatattttctttggACTTCTCTTAATTTTGTATGTCAAGTGttcttaaattattattatttttaaaatttttaaagcTATTTTTATGAATTATCACTaattagtcattttattttcgtgtcgtgccctgcgatggactggcgacttGTCCAGGGTGTTTAACTGGCTTTGAACCATTTAAAGAAATAGTTCTATAAAGAACTGTGGTCTGAAAGGTGGTCTGAAATTTTCGTGTcgtttttcgttttttttttttgtttgttttttgtttacagatAACAcacttcaaaaataaataaatacatttttaaatcatatgAAAAAACGCATTCGTCATCCCACAGACTCATGGGATTCACAGGGTTGAAACAAAACATTCCTGCAACGCAGCTTCTGACAAAACAACCTCTTAGCTCTGAGGTGCCTCTGCAGAGCGTCTTTTCCCCTGTAGGTGGCACCGCATTCATAACTACAGGGACAGGTGATGAAAGCTTGCAGCTCTTTTTGAcaatttcctgtttttgtgcattcaggcTCATTTGAAGTTGTCATGACACACAGATGGCAATTTCTGCACACTGCAAACGCTGAAGATATGAGTACAAATTTGAATTCAcattttacagcaaaacaaaccaaaagccCGGCCGGTGTTCATGTTCTGCCGCGGCATTACAAGAACTGAGATCATAACTTATGAGATGAATATCGATTAATTTGTAGCTTTATGCTGCAGCTGTTTCCTGGTTGGAGTCACAGAAATATGTCTCTAACATAACGCACAATGACAAGACATGTTTTTCCCCACCTTTCCTACAtgacctgaacgcagcatgagGCCTTCATTTTTGTGGCCACAGCCGTTTTATGGCGGGGgtttgaggaaaaataaaactttggaGGATCTTCTGTTCTCTTTGGTTAGCAAAGAAATCAAACATGCAGCCTTCAGGTGTGAAGAGGAAATTATCTCAGCACAGGTAAGGGGCTACTTAAAGTCAGCTTTTTCAGTTCTTTGGTTGAAGGAAAAATCCAGCTTACAACTCTGTTCAAGCAGCTGTTGGTCATGTGCTTTCAGTCTGGCGTCAGTTTCTTCTGTCCAATCTTCTGTCCTTCAGAAGAGGACACACTGGAGGATCCTTTACCAAAGCAAATAGTCCGGCAGCTATGCGAAAAATTGTGCACtttacgatacaagcatgaaatctggcgcactgttagagcatgccctaaggatcatttttggctatagggccatcgcagatttgtcccatggtaaccgtggcaatcatttttcaaaatggctaccacctgctgtgattttacctgtaactcaggttctagaccacctaggatcttgatcctggtggctaatcctacattttcacggatgaggaatacagtggtactatttacaacatgctagcaactacctaactacatatttccggcattcagttaattaaataatagtaaaaaccatcaaaatatgtattttggtaGAGTATactgttttctaagatgttgacatatgccatgaaatgtgtgggtttatggcaatggccaaagtggaactatacagcagtacagagacaggataccatttagcgtaaaggcatttttaataaagacaaagaggaaagaaagtgtgacaacacaaagttgcgtatgatgacacagtccaccacagtagcaaagggcagtgcactgaagtgctgccttggcacatttgcatcttcctcaacacccctttttgcaaccacagtggaggaggtcgtggcatgccaggcttgcttctggtcGTGTGGTCCAGTcaacttcccatccacctgtcagagtcagaatcaactttgttgtcacatgacacattttacaggtgtaaaaaggtgggttaaattattcattcattcattcattcacctgcccgtgtccttcctcttccacccccagtcacctggggaggggagttcagggactgcaaccatggcctgtccccagcaatgaccagcttggtaggctgccctctttgtatgtagtgctgcttgtgttgaGGGGGGTCCATCAATCAttctacctttttgggtgaacagctgcttctgtgATTCCTGGCTACTAGTGTGGTCATACAGCAataccacaaatcactcaagaggctccatccagtcatctaTGGTGTCTGGCGTGGTAGCCATggcacagaaggcacgagtcacatcactgaagttcttccatatatcccatgtcgtcttcttgcccctgcctccaaatgatgacacagtgtcaaaaccagtaaaggcaagcagcatgatgagtgctgattacctgtttctcaggGGCAAAGGATGTAATACAtgttgccaggaaggagaacagctcagctttgttgtcATCAATACGTAGAAACTCCGGCCAATtcccaggaatggcactggatTGCTCAATGCGTCAAcaaattcccttccctctcttgctgcatgtttcagcctgcAGCCTTTCAGGGAGATATTCATCGCACACAACATCGACTCTGCAGACATGCCCCAGCTGAGACTGGATGTATGGCAAGAATACTTGCTGTGCATAATCTGAAAATCTCTTTGCAGCACCAGGTTGCAGCATGTTCATGATAGCAGCCCCATCAGGAATGATGACCTGGACAGtgggaatggatgcattttcatgtgaaggtCCATCAAACAGCCCACCAAGTCCGACTAGATACCAGTTCTCAGCTTGCCCATTTGAGACAGTGCTGGTGgacatgcctggttttcatgctcaaagaatTCATCCAGATTTCCATCACACGTCTGGGATGCAATGTAGAGCCTTGACAACAAGGAGCAGTCCTTCAGGgatgatattttcttgttgagacttggatttttcttggaccggaggccagccaattagaAGGAGGTTTTTTActcttgatgggaaattttgtggggTGTTGTCTGGTTAAACAGAAACGCTgcaggctgaaacatgcagcaagagagggaagggaattcATTGACGCATTGAGCAatccagtgccattcctgggaATTGGCCAGAGTTTCTACGTATTGATgacaacaaagctgagctgtccCCCCCCCAACACATTGCACATTGcatggaagaacttcagtgatgtgactcgtgccttctgtgccATGGCTACCACGCCAGACACCAtagatgactggatggagcctcttgagtgatttgtggtatTGCTGTATGACCACACTAGTAGCCAGGAATcacagaagcagctgttcacccaaaaaggtagaaTGATTGATGGACCCCCCtcaacacaagcagcactacatacaaagagggcagcctaccaagctggtcactgctggggacaggccatggttgcagtccctgaactcccctccccaggtgactgggggtggaagaggaaggacacgggcaggtgaatgaatgaatgaatgaataatttaacccacctttttacacctgtaaaatgtgtcatgtgacaacaaagttgattctgactctgacaggtggatgggaagttgACTGGACCACACgaccagaagcaagcctggcatgccacgacctcctccactgtggttgcaaaaaggggtgttgaggaagatgcaaatgtgccaaggcagcacttcagtgcactgccctttgctactgtggtggactgtgtcatcatacgcaactttgtgttgtcacactttctttcctctttgtctttattaaaaatgcctttacgctaaatggtatcctgtctctgtactgctgtatagttccactttggccattgccataaacccacacatttcatggcatatgtcaacatcttagaaaacagtATACTCTACTAAAAtccatattttgatggtttttactactatttaattaactgaatgccggaaatatgtagttaggtagttgctagcatgttgtaaatagtaccactgtattcctcatccgtgaaaatgtaggattagccaccaggatcaagatcctaggtggtctagaacctgagttacaggtaaaatcacagcaggtggcagccattttgaaaaatggttgccacggttaccacgggacaaatctgcgatggccctatagccaaaaatgatccttagggcatgctctaacagtgtgccagatttcatgcttgtatcgtaaattgcacgattccatcaaaatattgcgcGTAGCCGCTGGACTAAAAGGAAATAATGCCATCCCACAATTCCTTGAGGCAGCAACATTCAAATGTATGCTCACATTTAAAGGTCTTTGCTTTGTTAGTTTTGTGGTGGTTCTTCAGGTTTATCATAATCATCATGATCTGGATATAAACCATAACACACAAGTCTGTCTTTGCAGAAAATGAATATGAGACGTTTTTGTCCAgatgatgtttttaattcaacatgttTGAAAGTTGAGCATGATGTAATGTACAGCTGCAGATCTGTACAGGTTGAACCGCTCTGTTTTTCACCGTATTGTCCATGTTTATATTTCCTGCATGAAACAACATAGCAACAACGCACGGTGCCGGGTCTCTAAGATGAGTTTTTTGTCAtccattttctcttctctcttttcttccttctgAACTCTCCTTTATGTTTTCCATCAAGGTCAAGAAACACTGGTTTGGAGAGGACACAGGACGTAATTTTTGTGACTGCTCGACTGCAGCCCATT
The DNA window shown above is from Myripristis murdjan chromosome 2, fMyrMur1.1, whole genome shotgun sequence and carries:
- the s100b gene encoding protein S100-B; translated protein: MTDLETSMATIIAVFHKYAEREGDKHKLKKSELKDLINDELPNLLGHVKDQATLDGLMESLDADGDAECDFQEFMTFVTMVTICCHEF